Part of the Solwaraspora sp. WMMA2065 genome is shown below.
ACTGCGGATGCGGCCGATGACTCTCGTCGAGCGGGCCATCGCCGAACCCACGGTCAGTTTGCGTGACCTGCTTTCCGGCCAACGACCGGAGGTCGTCGGCGAATCACCGGTGGGCCTTGCCGACTACGCCGAGGAGATCGTCCGGTCAGGTTTTCCCGCCATCCGACAATTGCCGTCGAGAGCGCGTCGCGCGCAACTCGACGGCTACCTTGCCCGGATCGTGGAGCGTGACTTCCCAGAGCAGGGGCATCTGGTACGCCGACCCGAGACGCTCCGGGGATGGTTGGCGGCGTACGCGAGCGCCACCGCGACCACCAGTTCCTACACGGCGATCCTCGACGCGGCGACGCCGGGCGAGAGCAACAAGCCCGCCAAAACCACCACCGTCGCCTATCGTGACGTGCTTTCCCAACTCTGGCTGTTGGATCCCGTGCCGGGCTGGTCGCCGAGCCGTAGCACCTTCACCCGGCTCGGCAGCGCCGTCAAACACCACCTGGCCGATCCCGCGCTTGCCGCTCGGCTGCTCGGAGCCAGTCGGGAAGCGCTGCTCAACGAATCAACCCCGGCTGGGGCCACCCCCCGGATGGGACCGTTGCTGGGTGCACTCTTCGAGTCTCTGGTGACACTGTGCATCCGGGTCTACGCACAGGCCGCTGAATCCTCGATTCACCATTTGCGGACCTGGGACGGCCGTCACGAAGTTGACCTGATCGTGCAGCGTGCCGATCAGCGGGTTGTCGCGCTGGAAGTCAAACTTGCCCCGACCGTCGGTGACGACGACGTCGCGCACCTGCGGTGGCTTCGGGACCGGTTGGGTGAAGACCTGCTGGACGCGGCGGTGGTCACCACCGGTCCGGCGGCGTACCGGCGCGCGGACGGAATCGCTGTCGTTCCACTGGCCCTGCTCGGTCCGTGACCGGTGGTCCAACGTCTGCGGCTGACCCGACGCGGTTGTCCGGTTCGGTAGGGTGCGGGGGGAGGTGCCCGATGGCCGAGCCGGCGAGCAACACCCAGCACCCAGCGGACGCAGCGGACCCTTCGGCGCATCCCGCCGACGGGCCGGCGAACCCCGACGGGCAGCCGTACTCCGACGAGACGCAGCCCGGCGGGCGACGCCCCTGGTGGCGGTCCCGCCCACGCTGGCAGCTGATCACCGCCGGGGTGCTGGCCGGGGTGGTCGTCCTCGCCGCCGTGACGGTCGTCGCCTGGCGGGTGCTGGCCCCGACCGAGGTGGTCACCCCGGCCGGCTACCAGCCGTCCCCGCCGACCGCCGAACCCGGCCCGGTGGCCGAGCTCTCCGCCGCGCCGCTGCTGGTCGACGGACGGTTCCGGGTGTACGCCACCACCCGTCAGGTGCGCGCCGACGGCCCGATCGACATGCGTACCCAGGTCACCCCGGCCTGGTCGTTCCGGCGCTGGCCGGAGCAGCTGACCGGCGTCGTCGCCACCGGCACCACCGTGGTGAGCCGCTGGACGGACGGCGAACTCGTGGCGATCGACGCGGGCAGCGGCAAGGTGGCCTGGCGGTCCGCCGGCCCACAGCCGGCCGACACCGGGTACGCCGGTCGGCGCACCGGGGCGCAGACCGTCTACGCGCCGTCCGGTCTGCACACCGCGGTCAGCGGCACCGACGGCCGGTCGGTGGTGGTGGCGCACGGCGAGTCCCAGCTGGCCGGGTTCGACACGGCGACCGGTCGGGAACTGTGGCGGACCATGCTGCCCGGCCAGGGCGACGCCTGCCGGGACGCCGGCTTCAGCACCACCGGCGGCCGGTTCGCCCTGGTCAACAGTTGCGCGGCACCGCCGACCGTGGAGTTCTACGACGTCGCGACCGGGCAGTTGACCGCGACCTGGCAGCCGGAGGGGGCCGGTCCGGGGCTGGCCGTGGAGCCGATCGGCTGTGCCGCCGCCCGCTCGACCTGCGGGGCGCTGCGCACCACCGGGGCGGGACAGTCCCGGGGCTGGCTGGTCGACGGCCCGGAGCCGGTGCCGGCACCGCCGCTCGACCCGGTCGACGCGATGCTGGTCGACGGGATGGCGATCCGGTTGGACACCGCCGGGGACGCTCCGGCGGTGGTGGCCGAGGTGGCGCGGACCGGCGAGCAGGCGTGGCGGTGGCCGCTGCCGTCAGCGGCGGCACCCGGTCCGGGCGGTACGGGTGACCGGTTGCTCGCGGTGCAGCCAGGCCGGGCGCACCTGCTGACCGCCACCCGGGAGCTGATCACCCTGGACGCGGCGACCGGTGCCGAGCTGTCCCGCTTCGTGCTGATCCTGCTGAGTGAGCTGTCGACCGACTGGGCCCCTGGCTACGTCTACGCACAGGACGGCTTCGTGGCCGTCGAACGGCTACGGCTGCCGGTCGACCCGGACGCCGACGACGACCGCTACTACCGGTTGCAGGAGGCGGTGATCGTCGCCCGCACCTAGGTCGCCGACACCCGCAGCCTCAGAGCGCCGCTTCGGCGGCGGCCAGGAACGCGTCGTTCTCGGCCGGCGTACCGATGGTGACCCGGACCCCGTCGCCCGCGAATGGCCGCACGATCACCCCGCGTGACTCGCAGGCCGCGCCGAACGGCACCGCCCGCTCACCCAGTGGCAGCCAGACGAAGTTTGCCTGACTGTCCGGCACGTCCGGCACCAGTTCGCGTACCGCGTCGGTGACCCGGGTCCGCTCGGCGATCACCAGATCGCACCGGCGGCGGACCTCGTCGGCCTGGTCGAGCGCGGCCAGCGCTGCCGCCTGCGCCAGCGCGTTGGTGCCGAACGGGGTGGCCACCTTGCGTACCGCCGACGCCACCTCGGGATGTGCGACCAGGTAGCCGACCCGCAGCCCGGCCAGCCCCCACGCCTTGGACAACGTGCGCAGCACCACCACGTTCGGCCGGTCGCCGTAGGCGGTCAGGCCGTCGGGTACCTCGGCGTCGGTGACGAACTCCCGGTACGCCTCGTCCAGCACCACCAGTACGTCGTCGGGCACCGCGTCGAGGAACCGGTCCAGCTCGGCCCGGCGAACGCTGGTGCCGGTCGGGTTGTTCGGGTTGCAGACCAGCACCAGCCGGGTCTGCCCGGTGACCGCCGCGGCCATCGCCGGCAGGTCGTGGCCGTGGGTCGCGGTGTTCGGCACCCGCCGGCTGC
Proteins encoded:
- a CDS encoding PQQ-binding-like beta-propeller repeat protein: MAEPASNTQHPADAADPSAHPADGPANPDGQPYSDETQPGGRRPWWRSRPRWQLITAGVLAGVVVLAAVTVVAWRVLAPTEVVTPAGYQPSPPTAEPGPVAELSAAPLLVDGRFRVYATTRQVRADGPIDMRTQVTPAWSFRRWPEQLTGVVATGTTVVSRWTDGELVAIDAGSGKVAWRSAGPQPADTGYAGRRTGAQTVYAPSGLHTAVSGTDGRSVVVAHGESQLAGFDTATGRELWRTMLPGQGDACRDAGFSTTGGRFALVNSCAAPPTVEFYDVATGQLTATWQPEGAGPGLAVEPIGCAAARSTCGALRTTGAGQSRGWLVDGPEPVPAPPLDPVDAMLVDGMAIRLDTAGDAPAVVAEVARTGEQAWRWPLPSAAAPGPGGTGDRLLAVQPGRAHLLTATRELITLDAATGAELSRFVLILLSELSTDWAPGYVYAQDGFVAVERLRLPVDPDADDDRYYRLQEAVIVART
- a CDS encoding DUF4143 domain-containing protein, whose translation is MSDYQTRIVDQELDELLPGLPAISVEGPKGVGKTATGQRRAATLIALDDPVQRELLRADPQRLDRLPGPVLIDEWQREPTVWDLVRRSVDRDSSPSRYLLTGSATPTSAPTHSGAGRIVQLRMRPMTLVERAIAEPTVSLRDLLSGQRPEVVGESPVGLADYAEEIVRSGFPAIRQLPSRARRAQLDGYLARIVERDFPEQGHLVRRPETLRGWLAAYASATATTSSYTAILDAATPGESNKPAKTTTVAYRDVLSQLWLLDPVPGWSPSRSTFTRLGSAVKHHLADPALAARLLGASREALLNESTPAGATPRMGPLLGALFESLVTLCIRVYAQAAESSIHHLRTWDGRHEVDLIVQRADQRVVALEVKLAPTVGDDDVAHLRWLRDRLGEDLLDAAVVTTGPAAYRRADGIAVVPLALLGP
- the hisC gene encoding histidinol-phosphate transaminase, whose translation is MPPSLGLTRADLDALPSYVPGRSPVDLARELGLPEAIKLASNEVPYGPLPGVVEAVTQAATSTHRYPDMGVLALRAALAERLGVAAERVVTGCGSVALCEHLVRATCLPGDEVVYSWRSFEAYPIIAATTAASSRRVPNTATHGHDLPAMAAAVTGQTRLVLVCNPNNPTGTSVRRAELDRFLDAVPDDVLVVLDEAYREFVTDAEVPDGLTAYGDRPNVVVLRTLSKAWGLAGLRVGYLVAHPEVASAVRKVATPFGTNALAQAAALAALDQADEVRRRCDLVIAERTRVTDAVRELVPDVPDSQANFVWLPLGERAVPFGAACESRGVIVRPFAGDGVRVTIGTPAENDAFLAAAEAAL